The stretch of DNA TCCAGGTGGCATCACGAGCAATCGCGTGACGGTGGAAGAGGCCCCGGTGCGGGTACTTGAAGACGGCACCACTGAGATGAGCCGCCCAAACCGCATCACGGCTGCCGACTTCGAGGGCTGGGTGCAGGAGCGCGGTCTCTACTTCTTTGGCGCCAACGATCCGCGGTACACCGACATCCTGGCCGCCACCGACCCATGGGCCTTCAACCCGGGTGAAAAGAAGGGCATGTTGACCGTGGCGCAATTGGGCAAAGGCACGTGGACGTATGTGGGCCTTGGCCTCTGGCGCCAGCTGCCGGCCGGAACGCCCGGCGCGTATCGGATCCTCGCGAACCTGCTTCGGTAGGACCCTGGACTCTGGACTCTGGACTCTGGACTCAGGACCCTGATTTCAGGACCCACTTGGTGTCCACCGCCGCTGTGCTGGTGAATGGCGGCGGTGCGCCGAGCGCGCGAAACCGCCGCTCGGCGTCCGCGCGATGATCGGGATGCCAGCGGTGCCCGGTCTTTGAGATGTGTGACGGCGTGTCGAGCACAGGCGCGTAGTAGCGCTCGAGTACCTGATTCTCGCCCCAGGCCGTCGCCACATCGCCCGCCTCCCACGCGTCGTTTCTGGCACGCACGTGGGCTTCACCCTCTGAGCGGTATTGATCTTCACGCGCGAGGGTTCGCCGCACGAGCGGCGGCGTGATCGCCCATCGTGCCGTGCGTTCCGTCGCGAGCTCGTGCAACTGCGCCGCGGAGTATCGCGATCGGAACATCCCGGCGTCCGGGTCAGTAATCGCAAAGCCGACATGCACGGTCCAGACGAACGCCGCCCCGGCGACTGCCGCAACCAGCACACCGGCCAGCGCGCCCCGATCGCCACGCAGGACGCGGCCCGCCGTGGGCCGCTCCATGGGCGCCATCGCCACGCTGGCCATCACGCCACAGGCGATCGCCACCGTATTGAGCATCACGTCCTGCCACTCGCCGACGCGCGCCGGGAGAAACCACTGCCACCACTCTTCAGCGACGCCAAACACAAACGCCGCCGAGGCCGGCCACACCAGGCTGGTCGCGTCACCCTTCCCGCGCCACGCACGGTAAAAGAGCCAGGTGATGACGCCGTACTGCACGAAGTGAAAGTGCTCCACGGCCGCCACAGCAGGGTTGGCGCTGCCGGTCAGACGCGCGAACACCACCGCCACCAGCGCCGCCACGCCAAGGAGCGCAAACCGCCAGACGCGCCCCTCTCGAATGCGCATCAACGCGGCCACCGCCAGCGCGGCCACCGACAGCCCCACCACCCCGTTCACAATCCACACGTACTGCCCCGGCAGCGTCGCCGCCACCCAGCGGCGCAGTTCGCCGATGAATGGCGCGGCCAGGACCAAGGCGAGCGAGACGATGAGCGCCAGTAGCATCGATTGCCGATAAATCACAGATTCCAGGTTACCGATAGTCAGATAAGCGATTCCCGATCTCAGGTTTCAGATTGTAGATTCAACCGCATAGACTTGACCGGATGTCTTCGCCTGCGCGGCGCCCGCTGTCCCGTCCCGATGCGCCGCCCGGTGCCCTGCGCTGGATCCTCGTCATCGTCTTTCTGGACATGATGGGTTTGGGCCTGCTGGTGCCGGTGATCCCCCTGATCGTGCGTGAGTTTCGTGCCGACGCACTGACGATTGGCTGGCTCTCGCTGGCGTATGCGGCCGCCCAGTTTGTGACCACGCCCCTGCTTGGCGCGTGGTCAGACCGTCATGGCCGGCGAGGCGTGCTGTTGCTCAGTTTCCTGGGTTCGGCCGTCGCGTATTTTGCATTCGGATGGGCTCCGGCCTTGTGGGTGCTCTTCGCCGGCCGGATCGTTGATGGCCTGACCGGCGCCAACGTCGGCATGTCGCAGGCGTACATCGCCGACATTACGGAAGCCGGCCAACGTTCGCGTGCGCTGGCGCTCTCGGGTGTGGCACTCGGCACCGGATTCATCGTGGGCCCACTCGTGGGCATCGGTCTCTCGGCGTTCGGACCGCACGTGCCGGCATTTACGGCGGGAGGCCTGGCACTGGCCAGCACGATCCTCGCATGGTGGCGGCTGCCGGAGTCACTGGCGCCTGGTACCCGGGCCGCGCCGGCGGCGACACACCAACTGAATCCGTTTGCGCCGCTCCTGCAGGCGCTCGGCCGCAGCTCCCTTCGGCCGCTCCTGATCGCGACGTTTCTCGCAAGCTTCGCCATGGCGGCGCTGCGTTCACACTTCGCGTTTTTTGCGATCGCGGTCCTGGCGTTCAGCCAGTCGGATGCCAACCGCGTCATCGCGTTCCTCGGGGTGATGATGGTCGTCGCTCAGGGCGGACTCGTCCGACAGGCCGTGCAGCGTTGGGGCGATCACGGCACGCTTGTGGTGGGACTGGTGCTGAGTGCCATTGGGTTCGCCGGCCTCTCGGTCGCGTTCTCGCCGTCGATGCTGTACCTGATGGTCGCGGTCACCGCCGTTGGCGTTGGCCTCGGCACCCCGACGATGGCGGCGCTCGTCTCACACCGCTCGGGTGCCATTGAGCAGGGCGTGATGCTGGGCGCTGCACAGGCGGCGGCGGCGCTCGCACAGGTCTTGGGTCCCGTCTGGGCGGGTTTTATCTTCGATCGCGCCGGGCCACAGTTTCCGTTCAGCACCGGCGCCGCCCTCGTCGCAGCCGCCCTGCTTGTCGTGACGCTCAATCGCCCGAAAAACGACCTCTGAGGTCGTTTTCTTCACCCGGGATATCCTTCCCCTGTGGTCGCCCGCAGTCCCCGGCACAGCACAGGCGTCAGCCAGGCTATGAGGATGATGGCCGACCAGGCATTCAGCCGCGCAGCCGGCGCGCCGCTTGTGGCCGGCAACTCCGTGCGTGTCTTGCGTGATGCCGTCGAAAACTATCCGGCGTGGGAGGCGGCGATCCGCAACGCTCGACGAACCATCCACCTGGAGATGTACATCTTCCATCGGG from Acidobacteriota bacterium encodes:
- a CDS encoding VanZ family protein, which encodes MIYRQSMLLALIVSLALVLAAPFIGELRRWVAATLPGQYVWIVNGVVGLSVAALAVAALMRIREGRVWRFALLGVAALVAVVFARLTGSANPAVAAVEHFHFVQYGVITWLFYRAWRGKGDATSLVWPASAAFVFGVAEEWWQWFLPARVGEWQDVMLNTVAIACGVMASVAMAPMERPTAGRVLRGDRGALAGVLVAAVAGAAFVWTVHVGFAITDPDAGMFRSRYSAAQLHELATERTARWAITPPLVRRTLAREDQYRSEGEAHVRARNDAWEAGDVATAWGENQVLERYYAPVLDTPSHISKTGHRWHPDHRADAERRFRALGAPPPFTSTAAVDTKWVLKSGS
- a CDS encoding MFS transporter → MSSPARRPLSRPDAPPGALRWILVIVFLDMMGLGLLVPVIPLIVREFRADALTIGWLSLAYAAAQFVTTPLLGAWSDRHGRRGVLLLSFLGSAVAYFAFGWAPALWVLFAGRIVDGLTGANVGMSQAYIADITEAGQRSRALALSGVALGTGFIVGPLVGIGLSAFGPHVPAFTAGGLALASTILAWWRLPESLAPGTRAAPAATHQLNPFAPLLQALGRSSLRPLLIATFLASFAMAALRSHFAFFAIAVLAFSQSDANRVIAFLGVMMVVAQGGLVRQAVQRWGDHGTLVVGLVLSAIGFAGLSVAFSPSMLYLMVAVTAVGVGLGTPTMAALVSHRSGAIEQGVMLGAAQAAAALAQVLGPVWAGFIFDRAGPQFPFSTGAALVAAALLVVTLNRPKNDL